One Ricinus communis isolate WT05 ecotype wild-type chromosome 7, ASM1957865v1, whole genome shotgun sequence genomic region harbors:
- the LOC125370642 gene encoding uncharacterized mitochondrial protein AtMg00860-like — protein MNKVLALYLDQFVVVYLDDIVVYSNTLKEHVEHLRLVFKALRDNELYVKNEKCSFAQREVAFLGHIVGDGKLRMDGSKVKVIQDWEPPTKVTELRSFLGLVNYYRRFIKGYSSIATPLTDLLKKGRAWDWSTKRQQAFEGLKKAIMEESVLALPDQLRHSKSTQMLPTLLLVEYLCKRGIQ, from the coding sequence ATGAACAAGGTACTTGCTCTTTACCTTGATCAGTTTGTCGTTGTTTACCTTGATGATATTGTTGTGTATAGCAACACTTTGAAAGAGCACGTAGAGCATCTAAGGCTAGTGTTCAAAGCTTTGCGGGATAACGAGCTCTACGTCAAAAATGAGAAATGCTCTTTTGCCCAACGAGAGGTGGCATTCCTTGGGCATATCGTTGGCGATGGAAAGCTACGGATGGATGGTTCAAAGGTGAAGGTCATCCAAGATTGGGAGCCGCCAACCAAGGTGACCGAGTTGAGATCTTTCCTTGGTTTGGTGAACTATTATCGGAGGTTCATCAAGGGCTATTCTTCCATTGCCACTCCTTTGACGGATCTATTAAAGAAGGGTCGTGCTTGGGATTGGTCTACGAAGCGCCAACAAGCCTTTGAAGGGCTAAAGAAGGCCATCATGGAGGAGTCGGTCTTAGCACTTCCCGACCAACTAAGGCATTCGAAATCCACACAGATGCTTCCGACTTTGCTATTGGTGGAGTACTTATGCAAGAGGGGCATCCAATAG